The region CTCCCGTCCAGGTGGCCGCCGCCGTCGGCAGACCCTCCTCCGGGGCTGCCAACACACCTTCGGGGACGGCCGTCCGGGGACAGGGGCCGCTGGTGGTGGACGGCTCCAACCTCTCCTACGGCGGTCGGGGCAAGGCCAGTCTGACCCGGCTGTATTCGGCTTTGGACGAATTGCGGGTGCAGAACCCCGGGGTCGAGATCGTCGTGGTCGTGGACGCCAACTTCCGGCACGTCGTGGCCGAGGAGGAACGGTCGGAGGTGGACCGGGATATCTCCGAAGGAGCCCTGCACCGGGTGCCGTCCCGCACGGTGGGCGGGGCCGACGTCTACCTGCTGGAGATCGCCCGACGCAAGGGCGGGACCGTTGTCAGCAACGACGGTTTCCGCGAGCACACCGACCACCACTCCTGGCTGTCCGAGCCGGGTCGGCTGCTCGGTGCCGAGGAGATCGCCGGGATGTGGGTGTTCAAGGAGCGCCGCCCCACCTCCTGAGACGCCCTTGGGGGTACGGGTGGTCTCCGGGACGCCGGAGGCCCCCGTGCCGGATCGGACCCGGTGCCGGCCTGGGAGGTCCCCGCCGTGCAGCGGCGCGGCTCGGGGGCTGGGCTCAGAGGAGGGGGAGTTCGCCCTGGCCGTGCCGGGGCGGGGCTTTGCGTGCCTCCCGGCGGACTGGGAGGACCCGCGCTTCGGTGAGTTCGTCGGTCGTGATGAGCGGGGAGGATCGTACGCGTTCGAGCAGGTCCGCCTGGGCCGGTTCCAGGTCGGTGAGCCGGGTGAGGACGGCGACCAGCCGCAGGAGCCCGTCGGTGAAGGCCGGAGTCCAGCGCTCGGGGCGGATGTCGTCGAGTGCGGACCCGCGCCGGACATGGCGGGGATTGCGCCGACGGGCGGTGAACCACTTGCCGATCACGTGCATTCCGCCGACCCGGTAGTTCCAGGCGGCCGCCTCCACGGGCGCGATCACACCCTCGCCCACGTGCAGGCGACGGCTGTCCGAGCCCTCGTCGCTGTCATGCCGGATCATGTCGGGTAGGTGCCCTCTGCCGTCGGGGATCTCGACTAGGACCTGGGGGCGGCGGCCCGGCGGGAGCCTCGGGAAGCGGGCAGGCCTGTCTGCCGCGGGGTCATGCAGGCGGGTTCCATAGGTGTGCAGCCACACCACCTGACGACCCAGCCCGACCGCCTCGTCCCACAAGCCGGGGGTGGCGGTCAGGGGGATGCGGATTCCCGGCGTCTCCAGCTCTTCGGCGAACGCGGCGGTGTAGCCGGGGTGGGCGGCGATCGCGGCCAGGTAGGCGACGACGTCCTCCGGGGACACCCGCTGCCCCAGCCGTGCGGAGAGGTGATCCAGGAGCCGGGGCGCCAGGTTGGGGGAGGAGGCGTCGGGCGTGCGGTACAGCGGAAGGGCGCGTCCGCCGCGGCCGTTGAAGTAGTGCACGTTCGGTGGCAGCGCGGTGAAGAGCAGGCCGGGGCCGCCGGAGATCGCATGTGCGTGCTGCTCCACCACATGGATCTGCCTGTCGCTTTGGGCCGCCTGTAGGGAGGTGCGCTGGAAGTCGACGTATCTGGTGTCGTCCACGATGTACTGCTGGTCGAAGGCTCGGTAAGGGTGCGAAGTGATCCTTGGAGGGACACGATCCTCGGCGATGGTCGGCAGTCCCGGGAATCGCCGTGTGGTGTCGCGGTCCCTCGTGGCCTTGAACAGTCCGTCCTGCTCGGCCGCGGGAGCGGATGCCAGCCGCTCCCACCTGTTCCTCAGGGTCTCCTGGTCCGGAGCGATGACCCAGGTCCGGTTGGGGCCTACACCGGAGGACTGCCAGGGCATCAGGTCGGCGAGAACGGGGAAGCGCAGCCATTCGTGTTTTTCAGGGGCGAACGGGGCGGTCCACCCACGTGGGCATTCGGTCCACTTCTCCCCGTCGAGGTGCAGTCCCGCGTCCCGGGCCAGAGCCGCGAACTTGTCCGCCTGGTCGCCCTGCACACTGCAGTGCCACACCCGCGCGGGCGTGTCCGGCCGTGCGGGGCCGTAGCGCGCGAATATCCCGATACAGACCGGTTGTTGGACCCCGCCGAAGATCCGCGAGCCCACGGATGAGCGGTGCCCCTCCGGGGAGAGGTCGACGATCCACCCCTCGTCCGCGGTCTGCCGCAGGTAGCGACGCATGCCCGCGAAGGACTCGCTCGTCAGGTAGGCGGAGGTGCTGACGAACGCCACCACACCGCAGGGCTGGTCCGGGTGGGCGTCGAACACCTTCCAGGTGGCCCAGCGCCAGAAGTACAGGCTGGCCGAGGAGAGCTTGAAGGCGAGCCGTTCCGAACCCGGTTCCCGGAACTCGTCCATGGACGGCCTCGCCCGGACGGGGTCGCCGGTGGCCGCGCGCCTGCGCTCCAACCACGGGGCGGGGTCGCGCTGTCTGGCCCGTTCGATGTAGGGCGGGTTGCCGAGCACCACCATGACCGGCGTGGTCCTCTTGATCCGGTTGGCCTGTTCCCGGAAGGCCACCAGCTCGTCGTAGCGCCTGCCGAAGATCTGGAAGTGGTGGTCCGGGTCGTCGAGGGTGTTGCACAGGAATCTGCTGTGCTCCTCGGGTACCTCGGCGCCGTACCCTTCGCGCAGCTGCTGGTGCAGCCGCAGCTCGGAGACGGCGAAGGCGGCGGTGCTGCGTTCGAAACCGATCAGGCGGCCGCGGTACATGTCCTTCAGCCAGGTGCGGCCGTGGATCTCCCCGTATTCGTCCGTCAGTGTGGCGGCCGCGCGGTCCATGACCGAGGACAGGAACGTTCCGCTGCCCATCGCCGGGTCCAGGGTGGTCACCGAGGGTTCGGCGAGTCCGAGGGGCAGCCCCATGCGTGTGCGCAGGACCGCGTCGGTGAACCCGGCCATGTAGTCGGCCACGGCGGCCGGGGTGAAGTAAGCGCCTGAACGGCGGCGCAGTTCGGGGTCGTACCGCGCCAGGAAGGTCTCGTACAGGTCGACGTGCGCCCGCGGGTGTTCGCGCATCATCGCCGACCAGTCGACCGGTTCCAGGACCCGCACCAGGGTCGCCAGGATGCTGGGGTTCCTCTCCTCCTGTTCCTCCTGACGACTGAACTCGGTGAGCAGGCCGAAGGCCTTGCTCAGGAACCTGTGGTGCTTGCCCAGCAGCTCGCCGATCTCGTGGAGCGGGCGCCCCCGGAAGCCCACACCGGCCTCCCGGGCCAGGATCAGCGAGAACGTGACCGCCTGTGCGTACACGTCGGGGAAGTCACGGTCCGTTTCGAGGTTGGGGAAGAGCAGGTCGCGCCATTCCTCGGAGAGCCGGGTGAACTGCTGATCCCGTCCCCGGTACCTCTCCGCGGCGAGGATGTCGGCGACCTCGTCGCGCAGTTGGGCACACAGGTGCGCTACGAGGGTGATCAGCCGGTCGAGGCCGGGTGCCGGGTCCGGGGTCCAGCAGAGGAAATCCTCGATGATCCGGGAGAAGACGGGATCGACGGTCGGGGCTTTGCGTATCCGCCGAACGAAGTCGGGGGTGGTGGCCGTTCCCCGGTGGTGGCCGTTCTGGAACAGCGACCACTGTGTCCCATTGGTGTACAGGATATTGGTGAGGTTCTGGAATTTCTCCCACTGCTCTCGGTCGCGTTTTCCGCTCATGGCCGACGGAGGAATAGGATGTCCGGGGCGTTTGATCTCGATGTACCCGACGCGGCTGTGCGGGCCCTGCCCGATCCCGGTCAGGTCCACGCCGTAGTCGGGTCTCGCCCGCAGCCAGGGCAGTCGCACCTCCCCGTAGGCGACGACCGGCAGACCCATCGCCGCCCCGAGCGCCTGGACGAGGGTCTTCACCGGGGTGCGCAGCTGGTCCTCCTCGGCACCGCCCCGGCCCAGTGCTTCGGTGACCTCGTTGACGAAGCCGCGCATCAGGCCGTCGACGGTTCTCGGGGAGAGGGAAAGGGGCTTCCGGGTTTTCGGGGGCTCATGAGGCTCGTGGGGGAGAGCGGACATCGAATCTCCGAAAAGAGAGGAATCATCACCTGTCCCAAGGAGACAATTAAATATAGATATAGGTCAAGCTCTCTCTTTTCTGGAGATCAGGGGGATTGCTTCTGGGAAGGATTTTCTTCGAGTGGCCGATGTGGCCGATGTGGCCGGGCAGGCCACCGGAGAAGTCCGCGTCCTCCGTGACTCCCCCGCCGCGGGCCGAGCCGAGGCCTGTCCGCTGCAACAGGTGACGCCAGGGGTTCTCCCGTGCGTGTGCGCACGGCGCCCCAGCGATTCTGTCGTGTCCGGTGGCGCCGAGAGGCCACGGATCCGAGGGAATCCGCCTGCGGCCGGAGTGGGGACGGATAATCTGCCCGGGTGACGACCTCCGAGGCCGCCGGTACCGCTCCGGCTCACGATCCCGCCGTCATCGACAGGCTGCTCGACCGAGCCGTCGCCCGGTTGAAGGCCGTCGGAGCCCTGTGCTCCGAGGAGGTGGAGCGCGCGGTGCGGACCGTGCCCCGTCACGCGTTCGCGCCGGAGTTCCCCTTGGAGGAGGTCTACGATCCCAGGATGGTGCTGCGCACCCGCTACGCCGACGACGGCACGGCCACAAGCTCCGTCTCGGCGATGTGGGTGCACACCCTGATGCTGGAGCGCGCCCATCTCGCCCCCGGTATGCGGGTGCTGGAGGTGGGCGGCGGCGGGTACAACGCCGCACTGGTGGCCGAGCTCGTCGGCCCGGGCGGGTCCGTCACCTCCATCGACATCGACCCCGTCGTCGTCGAGCGCGCACGAACCTTCCTGGCCGGGACGGGCTACGGGGACCGCGTGGAGCCGGTCGAGGGCGACGCCGAACACGGCCACCCACCCGGTGCACCGTTCGACCGGATCATCGTGACGGCGGCGGCGAGCGACGTGCCCCCGGCCTGGACGGAGCAGCTCGTCGACGGAGGCCGGCTCGTCCTGCCGTTGGAGGTCCGCGGGTACCAGCGGATCTACGCGTTCACCAAACGCGGCGGCGACCTCCTGGTCGGGGAGACCGGAGACCATGCCGGATTCGTGCCCATGCAGGGCGCCGGCGCCCCCGACTCCCGACGGGCACGGGTGACCGGGACCGTGGAACTGGTCACCGACGCCGATCCGGTGCCCGCCCCCGAGGCCCTGCCCGATGTGTTCGCCCTCCCGGCGCACCAGGAGCGCACCGGGGTGCGCATCGGCGGGATGGAGCCGTTCAGCACCCTCCAGATGTGGATGACCGGGCTGTCCGGGTTCGGCCTGCTGACCGGGACCGGGGAGGACTTCGTCCACCGCCCCATGGCCTCGAACACCACTCCGGCGGTGTGGGACGGAGCGACCCTGGCCTACCTTCTGCTCCCGAGGGTCCCCGACGATACCGAGACGTACGAGTACGTGGCGTGCGGACACGGGCCACAGGCGAAAGAGGCGGCCTCGGCGCTGGCCGAGCACGTCCGGGCCTGGAACCGCGACCACCGGCACGGCCCCGGCCCGAGGTTCCTGGTCCATCCCGGCCTGCCCGACGCCGACCGGGTCGTCCGCACCCGTCATACGAGACTGCTCGCGTTGTGGGACCGGGCCGAGCCCGATCACGGGTTGGACTGGGCCGCCGACGCGTCGGGGTGACCCGGCCGGGCCGACGGGACCGGGGGCGGCGATCACGTCCTGTGCCGGCCGTTCCCTCCGGCCGAGACCGTCGGCCGGGTCCTGGTCGTCCCGGAGGCGGGCGTTGGGCGAACGCCGGTCAAGGGGGCGGTTCCCCGGCCCGGGCACGGAGGCGCCGGTGCGGGCGGCTCGGGGCCGCCCGCACCGGCGCCCGTGGGAGCCGGGTCAGCGGCCGACGGGGGTGAAGTCGCGCGAGGAGAGGAACTCCGGGCGCCGGGCCGGGGCGCTGAACGGTTCCACGCAGGCGTTCTCGACGCTGTTGAACACGATGAACACGTTCGAGCGCGGGAACGGCGTGATGTTGCCGCCCGAGCCGTGCATGCAGTTGGAGTCGAAGACCGTCACGCCGCCGGCCCCGCCGGTGAGCACGTCGATGCCGTGCCGTTCGGCCAGGCGGGACAGGGAGCCCTCGTCCGGGGTGCCGATGTGCTGGCTCTTCAGCGAGGCCCGGTAGTGGTCCGCGGGGGTCTCGCCCACGCACGACACGAACGTCCTGTGCGAGCCCGGCATGATCATCAGGGCGCCGTTGTGCGTGTAGTTGTCGGTCAGCGCGACGGAGAAGCTGCACGCGCGCATCCGGGGCATGCCGTCCTCGGCGTGCCAGGTCTCGAAGTCGGAGTGCCAGTAGAACGAGCCGCCGCCGAAGCCCGGCTTGTAGTTGACGCGGCTCTGGTGCACGTACACGTCCGAGCCGAGGATCTGGCGCGCCCGGTCGACCAGGCGGGGGTCGTTGACCAGGTCGGAGAACACCGGGCTGACCTTGTGCACGTCGAACACCGAGCGCACCTCCTCGGAGGAGGGCTCGACGACCAGGCGCTCGTCGCCGCGCAGCGCGGGGTCGTTCGCGAGCCGGTCCAGTTCGGCCCGGTAGGTCGCGACCTCGGCGTCGGTGACGAACGCCTCGGTCTGGGTGTAGCCGCGCCGGTCGTATCCCTGGAGCTCCTCCTGGGAGAGGGGGCCGTCACCGGGTCCCCAGACGACGGGGTCCCTGCGGTCGAGCAGCGCTGGTTCGGGGGCCTTGCGGGTGGGGTACTCGTCGGCGGTCGATGCCTGAAGATCCATTTGCAGAGTCATGGCCGAATCCCCTGGCGGGGTCTCATCCTCTCCGGAGTCGGTGGTTTCTCCTGCCGAAACGGGAACTTAACAAAGACCCGGACGCCCCTTATCCGCCGTTCGCGGGGCGATGTGTTTGATGTTCCGACCGCTCGGGTAGGGCTCCCTTACTATATGGGCGGAAATTCTTCGGAGCCGGTTTTCTCCCGCCCTTCTTCCCCCGTTCGTCCTGGTCGTCGTCCTGCTCACCTGCATAGAGGTACACGGGGTGCGGAAGTGGACACCGGTGGTCATCACCCCAGTTCGTCGCCCTGCGAGGCCCCTGTGGGAGGGGGCATCGCATCGATGCACACTTGTGCTATGCGCTAGTTCACACGAATTTGATGCAATGCTCGGTGCAGATCACTGGTCGCCGTCCAAGGGTCGCCAGGGGCCTTTGTGGTTCGCTCGCACCCGGGTGACAGTTGGAAAATCCGGGCGTGTTCCCCGCCGGTCGAAAGAGTGCCCCCGATTGCGGTTCCCGGGTGGCGCACCTTTCACGGGACGCGACCGGGGCCCCTTTCCGGTGTTCTCCGGGAAAGCGGAGCGTGCGGTCCGGCGGCCGTCCAGGCCCCGCCGGGGCCCGGCCCTTCCCCCGGCGCCGTCGTCGGCGGTGTCGGTGCGGTGTGGTTGGCTCGTCCCATGGGTGTGGAGATCGAACGGTTCCTGCGGTTGACGGAGGCGCTGCCCGAGTGCGAGCCGCAGCGGGGCGAGAGGTACACGACGTTCCGGGTGCGCGGGAGGCCGTTCGGCTACCTGTGGCCCCGTACCGCCACGGTGGGGCTCAAGCAGACGCTGCTGGAGCAGGCCGCGCTGGTGGCCGAGCGCCCCGAGGTGTTCGAGGTGCAGTTCACCGGGGGCGGGTTCGGCTGGGTGGTCGTCCACCTCGACGGGATCGAGCTGGACGAGCTCAGCGAACTCCTCCTGGAGGCCTGGTTCCACACCGCGCCCGAGGAGCTGCACCCCGTCCAGCCCACCCCCGAGGAGCTGGTCGGGGCCTGACCGCCGCGGCGGCCGCGGCCGTCACCGGGGTGCGGGCACCACGCGCAGCGCGGGGCGGCCGCGGTCCCGTCCCGGGCCGCCGCCCCGGCCGGGGCGGGAGGTGAAGGAGAGCCCGAACATGAGGGAGTTGAGCTCCGAGAGCGGGATGCTCAGCTCCTCGGCCACCCTGCCCGGCGTGGTGCCCCTGCCGCGCAGCAGGGAGAAGACCTTGGGCAGGAGCTGCGAGGTCTCGCGGGCGATCCCGTCCGGTTCGGCGGTGCGGTAGCCCATCTCCGCCAGCTGCCGGCAGGTGGAGCGGTACTGCCAGTCGGTGAGCAGTTCCAGGTCGTGCAGCCGGTGGGTCAGGGCCATGGCGGAGACCCGCCAGATCGACTTGGCCTTGAGGATCTGGTCGACCTGGGCGCCGGCGGGCATGCGGCCGACGACGTCGGCCCGCGGCATGAGGAAGGCGCTGGCGAACCGGTTGGCCTCGCGTTCGGCCTCCGGGCCACTGAGCGGCCGCTCGTCCCCGTGCATCACCAGGTGGCCGAGCTCGTGGGCGCAGTCGAAGCGCCCGCGCTCGCCGCTCTTGGCGGTGTTGAGGAAGACGTAGGGCACCGAGTCGCGCCAGAACCCGAACGCGTCCACCTCGTGGTGCTCGGTGTCCAGGGAGAACACGCGGATCCCCTGCGCCTCCAGCAGGTGCACCATGTTCGGGGCCGCGGTGTCGCCCAGCTCCCACAGCGCGCGCACCGTCTCGGCGCAGTCCTCGGGGGAGGGGCGGCCGTAGGTGGGGACGTTGGGCGCGGGCAGGGCGAAGTGCGCGGTGAGCCAGTCGTTGAACTCGATCGCCAGGGCGGCCTGGGAGCGGACGGCCTTCTGCTTGCGCATCGAGGTCTTGGTCCGGGCCCGGAACGCCACCGCCTCGGAGGCCACCTCCTCGACCTCGTCGGCGGAGAAGAACCCCACCGGGAACCCCAGGGCCTCGGCGATCCGGCCCAGGGTGGGCCCGGTGGGGGCGGTGCGGGCGTTCTCGTAGTTCGACAGGCTCTGCTGCGATATCCCCGTCAGGGCCGACAATCGCGCCAGGGTGAGCGCCCTTCGCTCCCGTGCGAGTCGGATGCGTGACGGCGTGACCATGGTGTGCGCTGCCCTGTCGGTTGTGGGCCCGGCGGGGCCGCCACCGGGCGTGTTCGTCGTTAACGGAAGCCGACCGGGACGTCGATCGGCTCCATGCCCCCGCCCTCGTCGGGGAAGACCACGCTCCCGATCGTCACTTCGGGGAACAGGATGCGGTCGTACCAGGCGGTGATGTACCCCCGCTCGTCGGGCGGGCAGGGGCGGGACAGTTCACTATGCCAGACCACGAGATCACTTTCGGGCACCTGCTTTCGGTAGGTGAGGAAGACCCACACCTCCAGGCCGTCGAGGTCGGAGGGCTCCGCCGGGGGCGGCAGGAATTCCGTCGGCAGGCCGGGCAGGGAGAGCTGCTCGAACGCGGTCTCGTCGGTGAGGAGGTGGCGCCCGTTGGGGCCGCGCGGGTGCTGGCTGTGGGGTACGGCCGTCGGGTCGGGGTTCCCGGTGTTGGCGTCGCCGCTCAGCGTCTGGATGCCGACGGTGCGCTCGGGGTTGACGGTGAGGTCGATCTGGAAGCGGCTCACGTTCTCCCAGCCGTACCGGACCTTCTGCTCGGACCGCAGCGCGGCGAGCCGTTCGTGGTAGGCGTACTGGCCGGAGGCGGTGCGGCCGTGGCTCTCGGTCACCCGGCGCAGGCCCGCCTCGCTCATGCGCAGGGCCTTCTCCATGACCGGCCAGGAGGTGCCCAGGAGGGCGAGGCGGTCGTCCCGTCGGGGGAGTTCGTGTGCGGCGATCAGCAAGAGACACCTCTCGAGGTCTGTGCACTTGAAGGAACCCTACCGCGATCGTGGTCGGATTTCTTCAAGTCGAGGTCGGGCTGGGGGTGTCGGTGCCGTCCATGGTGCCCGGTGCCTCGGACGTTCCGGGGCGCGACCGGGAGATCACCCCGCCACCGTCACCCCGCCACTGCCACCGCCACCCCGCCACCGCCACCGACGCCGCGGCCCCGGCCGCGCGGGTGGCGCGGCCGGGGCCGGAGCGGAGCGGGTCCGCGGCGGGGGCCGGTCACAGGTCCCAGGTGGTCCCGTACCTCGCCGTCAGCTCCTTCACGTCCTCGGGCGCGAGCACGGAGTACTCCCGGCCGTGGAGCGAGACGGCGATCCGCGAGGCCTCCTCCAGCTCGACGGCCCCCTCCAGGGCCGCGGCCGGGTCGGCCGCGGCCGCCAGCGACCCGTGGTTGGCCAGCAGTGCCGCGGCGAACCGCCCCGGCAGGGCGGACAGGTTCTCGGCCAGCCGGGTGCTCCCCGGCGCGGCGTACGGGACCAGGGGCACCCGCCCGACCCGCATCACCAGGTAGGGGGTGATCGGGGGCAGGGCGGAGGCGTGCGACCACGGCGGCAGGCACGAGGCCGCCGTGGCGTGCGGCGAGTGCAGGTGGACCACCGCTCCGGCCTCGGGGAGGCGGTCGTACATCGACCGGTGGAGCGGCAGCTCCTTGGAGGGCGGCGGACCGGAGACCGGGGTCCCGTCGGCGGCCACCACGGACAGGCCGTCGGGCTCCAGGCGGTCCAGGGGGACCCCGGTGGGGCTCATCAGGACGAGGCCGTCCACGCGCGCGGACACGTTGCCGGAGGATCCCGGGCTCAGCCCCAGCTCCACGGCGCGGTGTCCGGCCGCGCACAGCTCCTCGGCCGCCTCGCGGGTCGCACGGTTCACGCCCCCTCCTCCCACGCGCGGACGAACAGGTCCTCGCGGCCGAAGTTGCCGGACTTGAGCATCAGGCGCAGGTCGTCCCCGCCACCGGAATCCTCCGTCCGGGCCAGCATCCAGGCCACCCCCGGGTCGACCTCGGGTCCCACCGCGAGCGGCCCCACCCCCAAGCGCCCCACGACGGCGCCGCTGGTCTCCCCGCCCGCCACGAGCAGGGCGCGGACGCCCGCCGCGACGAGCCGCACGGCGGTCTCGGCCAGGGCCTCCTCGATGAGCGGGGCGTCGGCGGCGTCCACGACGTGCTCGGGCGCGGCCGTGGCGTAGACGACGAACGGGGCGTCGGCGGGGGCGCGCAGGGCGGCCTCGGCGGCCCGCGCCACGGTGCCGTCGAAGTCGGCGCGCAGGTCGCCGGGGACCAGGCGGTGCCCGGAGCCGGCGGCCAGGGCGTGGCGGACCTGGCCCTGGGTGGCCCGGGAGGCGCTGCCGGAGAGCACCACCCGCGGTCCCTCGGGCGGGGTGAGCGGCAGATGGCCGACGGGGTGCGGCCCGGGCAGCCACCGGGCGAGGGCGCTGCCCCCCGTGAGCAGCCGCAGCCCCGACGCGGCGCGGGCCAGGACATCAAGGTCGTCGTCGGACAGGGCGTCCACGACGGCGAACCGGGCACCCCCGGCGGCGGCCCGTGTGAGGGCCGCGCGCACAGCGTCCGCTCCCCGCGAGACCACCGGCCAGGGCACCAGGGCGATATCGTCCTTGCCCCGCGACACCTGCGGTTCGAGCAGCCGCACCAGGCTGGAGTCGGTCATCGGGGTGAGCGGGTGGTGGCGCATGGGGGACTCCTCCAGGAGGTCGTCCCCGACGAAGAGGTGGCCGCGGTAGACGGTGCGCCCGTTGGCGGGGAACGCCGGGGCGATCACCGTGGCCTCCTCGCCCAGCGCCTCCAGCACCGCCTCGCAGACCGGCCCGATGTTGCCCTCGGGTGTGGAGTCGAAGGTCGAGCAGTACTTGACGTAGAACCGTTCGCATCCGGCGGCGCGCAGCCTGTCCAGGGCCTCCAGGGAGGCCGCGACGGCCTCCCCGACCGGGGCGGTGCGCGACTTCAGCGCCACCACGAGGGCGTCCGCGTCGGCGGCCGCGCCCCCGAGCGGGACGCCCTCCCCCAGGACGACGGCGGTCCGGTGGCCGGCGGAGGTGAGGGCGATCGCGATATCGGTGGCGCCGGTGAGATCGTCGGCGATCACGCCGAGGGTCGCCATGGTGTCCTCCTGTGCTGGGTTCTCTCGTTCATGCGGGCCGCTCCCGCTCCCCGCGGCTCGGCGGCCGGGGGAGGCGGGGCGGCCCTTCGGTCGGGGGCGGGGATCAGATGACGCCGAGGGTGGTCATGGCGTAGAGCACCGCGAACCCGGTGACGCCGGAGATCGCCGAGGCGACGCCGATGGAGCGGATGCCCTGGCCCACGGTCATGTTGGACAGGGTCGTGGTGACCCAGAAACCCGACGAGTTCGCGTGCTTCATGATCTGGGCGCCGGTCGCGCAGGCCAGGTAGACCGCCAGCGGTGCGAGGTCGAGTTCGGGGAGCAGGGGCTGCATGATGGCCGCCGAGGTCATCACACCGAGGATGTTCGAGCCGGTGATGGTGCACACGGCGGCGGCGACCAGGAACGGGATGATGATCGGCGACAGGCCGGCGTTCTCGATGCCCGCGGCGATGTTCTCGGCCACGCCGGTGTCGCGGATCACGGTGGCCAGGGCCCCGCCGACACCGGTGAGCGCCATGGGCATCGCGGCGATGCGCAGGCCCGACTCGAACAGGTCGTTCAGGGTGGCCTTGTCGCGCCAGCGGCCGCGGAACAGCGGCAGCGCGAGCAGGCAGGCCAGGAACAGGGCGATGGTGGGCTCGCCGGCGAACAGGATGACGGAGGTGACCGGGGACCCCTCGGGCAGGACCGGGGCGGCCAGGGCGGCGATCACGATGAGGAGGATGGGGGCGAGGATCGGCACCAGGGAGCCGAACAGGCCCACCCCCGGGGCGCCGTCCGCGGCGGAGCCGGTCCCAGCGGAGCCCGTACCCGTGCCGGCCGCGCCCGGGCCCGCCGCACCCGTTCCCGTACCGCCGGGGACCGTCTCGGAGCCGCTCACCAGGTGTTCGACGAACTCGGGCTTGGGCGCCACGTACGTCTTGAGCCGGGACAGGTAGAGCGTGGCCGCGAAGACACCCGGCAGGCCCACCACGAGGCCGTAGAGGATGGCCTCGCCCATGGACACGTCGAGCAGCGCCGCGGACGCCAGCGGCCCGGGGCCCGGGGGGACGACCGAGGTCATCACGTAGGCGCCGATGTACAGGATCGGCCCCAGCTTCATCATCGAGATGCCCGTACGGTACGCCAGGGCGGACACGATCGGGATGAGCATGACGACGGCGGTGTCGGCGATCAGGGGGATGCCCAGGACCACCGAGGCGAGGGCGATCGCCCACGGGACGCGCTTCTCGGCGAACATCCGCAGTGCGGTCTCGGTGATCTTCAGGGCCGCGCCGCTGAGTTCGAGCATCTTGCCGAGCACGCAGCCGAAGATGATGAGCAGGCCGACGTTGGCCAGCGTGCTGCCGAAGCCCGTCGTGACCAGCTCGATGGTGCCCTCGCCGCCGATGCCCAGGACCAGGCTCAGGGTGACGACCACGATGAAGAGCGTGGCCACGGGGTGGACCTTGAAGCGGGCGATGAGGAGGACGAGGACGACGATGGCGGCGAGGAACGCCCCGAGGGTGTAGAGGTCCGACATGTCACCGGTTCCGATCGTTCACGAGGCGGGTCCGGGCGTGCCGCCAGGCGTCGACGAGGACGCCGTCGGGGTCGGCGAGGTCGTCCAGGCGCAGCAGGGCTCCGGCGGGGATGTCGCGGGCCAGGGTGGCGTGGGCCG is a window of Nocardiopsis changdeensis DNA encoding:
- a CDS encoding type ISP restriction/modification enzyme, with protein sequence MRGFVNEVTEALGRGGAEEDQLRTPVKTLVQALGAAMGLPVVAYGEVRLPWLRARPDYGVDLTGIGQGPHSRVGYIEIKRPGHPIPPSAMSGKRDREQWEKFQNLTNILYTNGTQWSLFQNGHHRGTATTPDFVRRIRKAPTVDPVFSRIIEDFLCWTPDPAPGLDRLITLVAHLCAQLRDEVADILAAERYRGRDQQFTRLSEEWRDLLFPNLETDRDFPDVYAQAVTFSLILAREAGVGFRGRPLHEIGELLGKHHRFLSKAFGLLTEFSRQEEQEERNPSILATLVRVLEPVDWSAMMREHPRAHVDLYETFLARYDPELRRRSGAYFTPAAVADYMAGFTDAVLRTRMGLPLGLAEPSVTTLDPAMGSGTFLSSVMDRAAATLTDEYGEIHGRTWLKDMYRGRLIGFERSTAAFAVSELRLHQQLREGYGAEVPEEHSRFLCNTLDDPDHHFQIFGRRYDELVAFREQANRIKRTTPVMVVLGNPPYIERARQRDPAPWLERRRAATGDPVRARPSMDEFREPGSERLAFKLSSASLYFWRWATWKVFDAHPDQPCGVVAFVSTSAYLTSESFAGMRRYLRQTADEGWIVDLSPEGHRSSVGSRIFGGVQQPVCIGIFARYGPARPDTPARVWHCSVQGDQADKFAALARDAGLHLDGEKWTECPRGWTAPFAPEKHEWLRFPVLADLMPWQSSGVGPNRTWVIAPDQETLRNRWERLASAPAAEQDGLFKATRDRDTTRRFPGLPTIAEDRVPPRITSHPYRAFDQQYIVDDTRYVDFQRTSLQAAQSDRQIHVVEQHAHAISGGPGLLFTALPPNVHYFNGRGGRALPLYRTPDASSPNLAPRLLDHLSARLGQRVSPEDVVAYLAAIAAHPGYTAAFAEELETPGIRIPLTATPGLWDEAVGLGRQVVWLHTYGTRLHDPAADRPARFPRLPPGRRPQVLVEIPDGRGHLPDMIRHDSDEGSDSRRLHVGEGVIAPVEAAAWNYRVGGMHVIGKWFTARRRNPRHVRRGSALDDIRPERWTPAFTDGLLRLVAVLTRLTDLEPAQADLLERVRSSPLITTDELTEARVLPVRREARKAPPRHGQGELPLL
- the fxlM gene encoding methyltransferase, FxLD system, with the protein product MTTSEAAGTAPAHDPAVIDRLLDRAVARLKAVGALCSEEVERAVRTVPRHAFAPEFPLEEVYDPRMVLRTRYADDGTATSSVSAMWVHTLMLERAHLAPGMRVLEVGGGGYNAALVAELVGPGGSVTSIDIDPVVVERARTFLAGTGYGDRVEPVEGDAEHGHPPGAPFDRIIVTAAASDVPPAWTEQLVDGGRLVLPLEVRGYQRIYAFTKRGGDLLVGETGDHAGFVPMQGAGAPDSRRARVTGTVELVTDADPVPAPEALPDVFALPAHQERTGVRIGGMEPFSTLQMWMTGLSGFGLLTGTGEDFVHRPMASNTTPAVWDGATLAYLLLPRVPDDTETYEYVACGHGPQAKEAASALAEHVRAWNRDHRHGPGPRFLVHPGLPDADRVVRTRHTRLLALWDRAEPDHGLDWAADASG
- the thpD gene encoding ectoine hydroxylase, whose product is MTLQMDLQASTADEYPTRKAPEPALLDRRDPVVWGPGDGPLSQEELQGYDRRGYTQTEAFVTDAEVATYRAELDRLANDPALRGDERLVVEPSSEEVRSVFDVHKVSPVFSDLVNDPRLVDRARQILGSDVYVHQSRVNYKPGFGGGSFYWHSDFETWHAEDGMPRMRACSFSVALTDNYTHNGALMIMPGSHRTFVSCVGETPADHYRASLKSQHIGTPDEGSLSRLAERHGIDVLTGGAGGVTVFDSNCMHGSGGNITPFPRSNVFIVFNSVENACVEPFSAPARRPEFLSSRDFTPVGR
- a CDS encoding MmcQ/YjbR family DNA-binding protein — encoded protein: MGVEIERFLRLTEALPECEPQRGERYTTFRVRGRPFGYLWPRTATVGLKQTLLEQAALVAERPEVFEVQFTGGGFGWVVVHLDGIELDELSELLLEAWFHTAPEELHPVQPTPEELVGA
- a CDS encoding helix-turn-helix domain-containing protein translates to MVTPSRIRLARERRALTLARLSALTGISQQSLSNYENARTAPTGPTLGRIAEALGFPVGFFSADEVEEVASEAVAFRARTKTSMRKQKAVRSQAALAIEFNDWLTAHFALPAPNVPTYGRPSPEDCAETVRALWELGDTAAPNMVHLLEAQGIRVFSLDTEHHEVDAFGFWRDSVPYVFLNTAKSGERGRFDCAHELGHLVMHGDERPLSGPEAEREANRFASAFLMPRADVVGRMPAGAQVDQILKAKSIWRVSAMALTHRLHDLELLTDWQYRSTCRQLAEMGYRTAEPDGIARETSQLLPKVFSLLRGRGTTPGRVAEELSIPLSELNSLMFGLSFTSRPGRGGGPGRDRGRPALRVVPAPR